The nucleotide sequence ATTCTGCATTCCGGATTAAATGTTTAAAACAATCTTGAGCTTCTTCATAAATTTTAGAGTGTGTATAGTTGATCCCTAATAAGATCATTACGTGCAATATCCGTTTGAAGTTATGGTCCTCCATAAATTCCTCCATGGCTAGCTTGCCATAGTATATAGCATACCCAGTTTCTTCAAGTGAACTTTTAGCCAATGCGCGATGATATAGTAATTCCCCGCTAGAAATTTCGATTTTGGATGCTTTCCCTATTGCATCTAAAATCTCATCCGCTTTTTTACAATTCCCCTTCTTTAATAACCATACAGCACGCAGATAGGAAAATAAAGCCATTTGAGGTTGGGAAAAAATATTCTTTTGCTTATTCAACAGTTCAAATTGCTTACTTGCTTCAAATATCTTACCTTTAAAAATCAAATACCTATATTTAGCAAGCTCATATGTATGTAGATTAGTTGAGAATGGAATAATCCCCTCAAACTCTTTCAACCTTTCCATCACATCATCGGCTTCATCATTTAAATAATAATCGATTTTCTCATTCAACTCAGCCACTAGCAGTTTAATCTGATCTTCATTTTCAGTAATGGATGCAAGGTTAACGCCAAGTCTTTCAAGCAATAGTCCCATAGTTTCTTCATTGGCTTCCTTTGAATTGCTTTCGATCTTGCTTAAATGGGGAACTGAACATATGCCATTTGCCAGTTCCTTTTGTGTCAGACCTTGTTGAATCCTATAAAATTTAATGAGTGGTCCAAACTGCATACGTCACCCTCCGTTTTATTTTAATCTACCATCTTTTCTAACATTTTAAACAGTTCAAAAGAACTATTTTTTAAAAATTCTATATTTTATAAATTATTTCTTCATATATTACAATAAAAAATGAAATAAAGCCACCCGGATCAATCAACCCGGATGGCTGGCACAGATGTCTGTTTGTATTATTTTACACGCGGGAAACCGAAACCAGACGCGTAGTCATCGCCAGTAGCCGCTCCTGTTCCACCTTTGATGTCATATAGCTTCGCTCGTCTTTGGATTTCAGAACGAAGCTGTGAGTTGCTCCAAGACTTATTCGCTGACCATAGTTTAGCTGCAAGGCCGGAAATGTGTGGTGTTGCCATTGATGTGCCGCTCATAGTTGCATAGTTTCCATCTACAGCTGTTGAATAGATACCGCCACCTGGTGCTGAAACTTCAACATCCTTTTCCTGGATATAGTAGTCACCGTCAGTATATGGGTTTCCACGAGAAGAAAAGTCAGATACTTTATGTGTTCCATTTACGAAGGTATTATCCAGTGAAGCAACAGCGATTGCATTTGTTAAACCGCCAGGATATCCAATCGTGTTGGCACTTGGGCCACTGTTACCTGCAGCAGCGACAACTAGTGCCCCTTTGCTGTATGCATAATCGACAGCACTTGCAATCATTGAATCCTTACCGCTTGAACCTAGAGACATCGAGATGACAACTTTGGTTCCTGTACGAACGCCTTCATCTGCTGCATGGCGGATTGCACCTGCGATATCATCTGAATAACCAGAACCATTATCCCCTAATACCTTGTAGCCCCAAAGTTCTGCTTCCGGCGCTACTCCATACACTCCTGCTCCATCGTATCCACCGTTAGCAACCGCAGTTCCGGCAACGTGAGTACCATGTCCCTGGCGATCCGTACAAGAACCATTCACCATCGAAGAATAATATTGAGTAAAGTCCTTACATTGTTCAACATTGTCAGTCAAATCAATATGGTTTCGGTTGATTCCTGTATCGAGGACAGCTACCTTGATTCCATTACCGCCGCTTGTGGATTGGATGTAATTATCATTATAGATCGCTTGAATTCCCCAAGGAGTCTGGTCAGATGGATAAGATGCCTGGGCAGTGTAATCGCCCTTCCCTTTTCCATTGCCATTCCCTTCAACACGGGCATCAATTGAATGAATTCCAACCTGAGAGACTTCGATATTTTTGTTCTTTAACAATGCCTGATATTGCTTGCTGTTTACTTCTGCTGTAAATCCTTGCTTGCCAAAGTTCCATCTCTCGCCATATTGCTCTTTCACTTTTGCTTTTTCTGCACTCGGCCCCTTAATTAAAACTCGATAAGTATCCTGGCTTTCTTGCACTCCCGCTCCAAAAGCCCCTGTCGCAAACATCGAAAAACCCATTGCAATACTAAGTACCGCGGACCCGAGTATTCTCTTTTTCTTCATTCTTTTGCTCCTCTCACCTATTAAAATTTTACAGCTTACCGGCTGCAGAATTAAGTATATTTTAAATTTTCAGCCAATATCAACAGATAAATGAGCCTTTTTGATTGGGAAAAATGATATATAAAAACAAGGATTGGCACTGATTTGGAATCGTTTTACCATTTGCATTACCAATTTAAAAACCTGTCCCTTCCGGAACTTTTATTCTGTAAAACTGTTTTCTTCCTTATATACAATTCTTAATAATGGAGTGAAATCCATGTTGTCTAAATAAAAACTGGTAAATCACCATGCGAATATATTGGGAAACCACTTACTTACATAATACATTTTTGAAAAAAGAGACATTAGACACTGTTCCAATATACCTCTTTTATCGGCAGCAATTTAGAATGAACACTCCAATCATTTATCGAAGTGTTCATTTTAAATTGACTTGTTAAACGCGTTACTCAGATTATTTAAGTACGATACATTTGGGACAGTTTTCGAATTATTAAGATATAAGGCGTTATTCGGCTAAATCCTAATAATACATGGCTGAAGTCCCCTTAACTGTGATTCCTTCATTTGTTTCCCAACCATATTTTCTAAACAGCTGGGTAGCCATTTCAGACCAACTTAACACTGATCATTTTTAAACAAAGAAACATCGCTTTTTTCTCAATATCCATCCAAATTAACTCCTTTCACAGCAGAAATAGTAGTTCCCTTATGTAAAAAAGTCTTGTATTTTTTATGCTTTTAAAATAATATACTTAAAAGCTATGAAAGGGAGAAAATGGCATGATTAGAAAACTTGGAGAAAATGACAACGAAAGGGTCATGGATTTTTTAAAAGATGAAGCTGCCTTGAATTTGTTCATTATTGGTGATATTGAGGCGTTTGGCTACGATTCAGATTTCCAGGAGTTGTGGGGGTTCTATAGAGAAGATCATGATTTAACAGCGGTTTTGCTTCGGTTCCATAACTCTTTCATTCCCTATGCTAAAACCGGCAAGGTTCCCGTTAAAGAGTTTGCGGAAATTATTAAGTCATACGAAGAAAAGGTTTTTTTATCTGGAAAAAGTGATTTGGTTGAAAAATTCGAGAATATACCCGGGCTTGAACTTGGTAAAAAACAAGTGACATATTTCGCTGAGTGTAATACTGATGAGTACTTCGTACATACAGATTATGAAATTAAGACAGCAAATCCTGAAGATGTGGACCGAATCATCGAATTAAGATCTGGAATCGAAGAATTCTATCCAAATCCAAATGCGCGAGAAATCATATTGCAATCTTTAAAAACAGGTACCGGCAGAACCTATTACCTTGAGCAGGAAGGACAAATGGTTGCCTCTGCATCCACGGCTGCAGAAAACTCAATGTCAGCGATGATCGTTGGGGTATGTACACATAAAGACTATCGACGAAAAGGGCTTGCGACCACTGTGATGCAAAAACTCTTCAAAGATGTTATGGATGAAGGAAAGTTGTTATGCCTATTTTATGACAATCCGGAAGCAGGCCGGATATATAAGCGGCTGGGATTCGTAGATATTGGGAAGTGGACCATGTACAGGTAAAAAAATCAAGCTGGATGGTAGCCATCCAGCTTGATTTTTATTGTCTGGCTACCTTGGCAATTGCTTCGATTGCCTCCTGAATTTGATCTTCATTTACATCATAATGGGTTACAAATCTTACAAAAGTTGGGCCGAACGTACCGGAAATGACTCCTTCAGAGCGCAACCTCTCTACAAAAACATCAGAAGTGATGTTCAAGCCTGCTACATCTGCGACGACAATATTTGTTTCTGGCTGTCGGGCAAGCTTCATTCCTGGCACCGATTCGATTGCTTCAGCCAGAATCCTTGCATTCCATTGGTCTTCTCCAAGTCTATCCTTCATCTTGGTCAGACCGATTAAACCAGGTGCAGCAATGACACCTGCCTGCCTCATTCCTCCACCAAGGCGCTTCCTCCATTTTCGGGCTGTCGTGATAAATTCAGCATCACCAGCTATGATTGAGCCTACCGGAGCTCCGAGTCCCTTAGAAAGACATATTTGAACTGTATCTGTGTTTTTAGCGAATTCCTTCACATCGACACCTGCAGCTGCTGCCGCATTGAACAATCTGGCCCCATCGAGATGAACAGGTACATTATTCTTTTGTGCAATACTATAGATCGCTTTCATATTTTCAACCGGAATGACTGCTCCCCCTGCGCGGTTATGAGTATTTTCCAAACAAATCAGCCCTGTTTCCGGATAATGGATATCATCAGTACGAATTGCATTTAAAACATCCTGTGGATCCATTGCTCCCCTGTGCCCTGGAATGGTCCTGGTCTGGACTCCGGCAAGGGCAGCTACAGCACCTGATTCATAATAAAAAATATGAGATTCTTCCTCCAAAAGCAATTCCTGTCCTGGTCGGCAATGTGTGAGAACAGCAATTTGATTTCCCTGTGTCCCGCTCGTAACAAACAAGGCCTCTTCTTTGCCTAGTATTTCGGCTGCTGTTTCTTCCAACTCCCTGACTGTTGGATCCTCTCTATAAACATCATCACCCACATCGGCTGTGTACATTGCTTTTCGCATTTCCTCGGTAGGCTTTGTGACAGTATCGCTTCTTAAATCAATCATTTCTTCCCCCTCATTTCTATGTATAATCATATTTATTGTTATTTTACCAACACCACCTGCAAAAAACTAACAGTTTCTCTTTGAAAGCACTCGGGTATTTCTTTTATATACACTTAAAAAGGAGGAATACAGTATGGAAATTGATAAAGTAATGACTAGAGACGTAGAATATTGCAGTCCTGATACACCTATTCACGAGGTAGCAGCAAAAATGAGGGATCTCGATGTTGGAGTCATGCCAATTTGTGAGGATGCCCAACTAACAGGACTTGCTACGGACAGGGATATTATTCTGAAGGCGGTTGCTGATAACACTTCAATGGAATCCCCCATATCGGAGGTAATGACCACCGATCCAGTGAGAGGCACTGTCCATATGACTGCTGAGGAAGCTGCAAACTTGATGGCAGACGTACAAATTCGCAGGCTTCCAATTGTTGAAGACGGAAAGATGATTGGAATTGTATCATTGGGAGACCTTGCCGTAACTGAAAAGCTGGATGATGAAGCAGGACAAGCTTTAGAGGATATCTCAGTTCCTTCTGAACCTGAAAAATAAATCATTGTAAAACAACCCGCCAGAAAAGTTCTGGCGGGTTGTTTTACTCTGAAATTTTTCTGAACTCGATGCCCTTTTCCTTCATCAAATGTTTTAAAGCTGATTGAAAGGTTGAAAAAGATTGCGCTTCTATTTTTATACCATCAAGAACCATCCGCTTGACTAGTCCAGGATTCATCCCAACAAATAACGTTCTCACACCCATCAATGAGATAGAAGAAGCCAGTTCATGCAGCTCTCTGCCTATTTCTTCAAGACAGATGTTCTCAATTCTTTCTCCACTAATATCAGTTAAATCAATGATTGCCGTTTCTATATCTTTATTATGGATGAAATTAAGCAATTTTTCGCGAATTTTATCGAATCTCTCTGCACGAATTAATCCTGTAATCGGTACCAGTATTGTCTGAGGAACAATAGAAGGTATGATTGGCGCGGACATTTCAGAAATAATTGTCTCATACTCTTGAATTTTTCCCTCTAGCTCCTTGAGCCTATTTGTTTCCAAACCTTACAAAACCCCCTGATGATTCAGAAATTTAACGCTGCTTTTATTATAATACCTTTACAGGAATTTTTTGTATAGCAAAAACCTGCTTCCAGTACAGAAGCAGGAGATAAAAGTTAATTACTTTCTGTTAATTTATAACATTAATTAAATGCATAATATCTTCATAAATTTGCTCTTGATATTCATCATCACAACATCTTTTGTAATCATCAATCAAACGTCCAAGTTCTTTTAGAAAGATTAATTTTTCCTCTTCATTGATCATGGCAAAATTCTCCTTAACAGGACAAAAGTCATGTGTGTGGTTAAATTTATCATAATTATTTCCTTAAAACAACCATAATTTTTCCAGACTGTATTATTATATTTTGTAATTGTGGAGAAACTATTCACAGTGCAGTTCAATAGTTTTGTTTGTATCTGAGAAAGGAGCAACCATGTTACGTAATATATTCAGGCTGTGTATGATGCTAATATCATGGTCCACATTATTGTTGTATCCCAAACGTGCATTCAAACGTTTTCTTCCTGTCACGATCTTTGTTACAGGTTTAGTATCCATATTATTGGTGTTATCCCACCCATATAAACTATGGAAAGTATCCGGAGGTACCGGAACCCGAATTTTCAATGACCTTAGTTTCACTCTAGGTCCTTTTTTTGTGACAAACCTCTGGGTGTTCCGTCTAGCCTACGGGAGCCTTTGGCAGTACTTAGGAATAAATCTGGTGATTGATTACCTCTTAGCATTTCCTGTTACTAACCTTTTCAAGAAAATAAACATTTATCAGTTAGAGCGACTAAAACCACTATATTTTTTCAGTATTATTTATTCATATGCTATTTTCGCCTACGGCTTCCATTATTATTATCAAAAGACCAAACGTTAATTGCTAATAATTATTATTCGTCCATTTAGAATGACATCACATAAAAAACCCTTTCATCAACTGATGGAAGGGTTTTCGTCTATTCTTCATCTACTGTTATATTTTCCATAACCAGTTCGACCCCTTTTGCATTTTCGATATAATCGATTACAGGGTCTATTTCATTCCGAAGTTTTGGAGTTAAAGACAATTCGATTTTTTTATCTTCATAAGTGAAAATCACTTTATCAGGCGTTAGTGTACCGCCCTCTTTTTTGTTAATTTGTTTCATCTCAGTAATTTCATCCCATGAGTATTCCGTTTGTTCTAATTTCCAGAGCTCATCATAATACAAGCCATTCTTGTCCATATAATAATAATTATCAATGCTTAAGTAGCCGCCTGCAGCCATGATTAGCAATGTGAAAGTCGAGGCAATAAAAACATTGAAACTTCTCTTTCTGGATTCATCAGTTTTGAAAAGATAAATAGCTATGATGATCAATAACACAGGTATAATTAAAAACACCGCAACCATTGTAATATAGGATGACATCGGGCTGTCAAAAAACCAGTGCGAGCGGTCAAGGTAAAATGAATGGTGAATGAAAGTTACGATAAAAATCCCTATTGGTACGGATGCGAAGAGCAGGATAACAGCGATTGTTATCAGCAAGCTCCCGGCACGGTCAGCATTATGTGCACTCAAAATATTGTTCCCCTTTTCTAATTCTCTATATTTCCATAATATATATTCAACTAAAAGTAAAAAATCCCCTGCTTGAATTGGAAACTTTCTTCCTAAGATATGTAAAAAAAACAAGCCGGAATGACCTCCAGCTTGTTTTGTCCTTATTTTCTTAAGTTTTCCTGATCTTCCAATCTATTTTGCTGGTCGGGAACTCTCCCTTGATCCTTGAATTCATCTACCTTTTTATCTTCGCCTAATTTCTCTCGTTCGTATTCAACAAGACTTTGTGAGTTTTTTTTCGAATTTCCCATGATGCGTTTCCCTCCTTAGCATTAGTATTCATGCTATTCCCTATAAGAAATATGGCAAAACCCCTAGCCTTGAGGAGTTTGATGTTTGAGGTACCTTTTCCTGCAGCACCATCCATTAAAGCGAGCTTTATCCCCACTTGATTGACTTATCCTTTAACCACTCAAGACCCTTACCTGCAAAACTAAATAAGATTCTAGCAGTCCATGATGTTTACATTTACCGGTAAGATGGTAATTAGATTAACATGGGAGTTTTAACAACAACATGTAAAACAAGAAGAAAGGAAAATGTATGATGAGAGAAATTACAGTAACAGTAGACTTAAAGGGAAAAAATTATTTAACCAATGTCATTGCTGACCGTGAAACTTCTGAGGAAGAAATCTTGAAGATGGCACGAAAGCAAGTTCAGGAGCAATGGCTCTTTTAAATAGTGAAAAGGATGTTCAGCTATTGT is from Mesobacillus boroniphilus and encodes:
- a CDS encoding helix-turn-helix domain-containing protein; translation: MQFGPLIKFYRIQQGLTQKELANGICSVPHLSKIESNSKEANEETMGLLLERLGVNLASITENEDQIKLLVAELNEKIDYYLNDEADDVMERLKEFEGIIPFSTNLHTYELAKYRYLIFKGKIFEASKQFELLNKQKNIFSQPQMALFSYLRAVWLLKKGNCKKADEILDAIGKASKIEISSGELLYHRALAKSSLEETGYAIYYGKLAMEEFMEDHNFKRILHVMILLGINYTHSKIYEEAQDCFKHLIRNAELLKETKLLPDIYHNMGYLQKKLNNYQDAILFFEKSKAMQTQINLHYLITSYSIGEINLELGNIDKAREAFEEVQEVSKKLDNRKYKILSNYYLMNLESPEKSLAYSESKVIPYLEESDGKSEELIGFYKMLSNHYQKIGRFDQAVKYIQKIN
- a CDS encoding BA3454 family stress response protein, which codes for MMREITVTVDLKGKNYLTNVIADRETSEEEILKMARKQVQEQWLF
- a CDS encoding STAS domain-containing protein, whose amino-acid sequence is METNRLKELEGKIQEYETIISEMSAPIIPSIVPQTILVPITGLIRAERFDKIREKLLNFIHNKDIETAIIDLTDISGERIENICLEEIGRELHELASSISLMGVRTLFVGMNPGLVKRMVLDGIKIEAQSFSTFQSALKHLMKEKGIEFRKISE
- a CDS encoding S8 family peptidase — protein: MKKKRILGSAVLSIAMGFSMFATGAFGAGVQESQDTYRVLIKGPSAEKAKVKEQYGERWNFGKQGFTAEVNSKQYQALLKNKNIEVSQVGIHSIDARVEGNGNGKGKGDYTAQASYPSDQTPWGIQAIYNDNYIQSTSGGNGIKVAVLDTGINRNHIDLTDNVEQCKDFTQYYSSMVNGSCTDRQGHGTHVAGTAVANGGYDGAGVYGVAPEAELWGYKVLGDNGSGYSDDIAGAIRHAADEGVRTGTKVVISMSLGSSGKDSMIASAVDYAYSKGALVVAAAGNSGPSANTIGYPGGLTNAIAVASLDNTFVNGTHKVSDFSSRGNPYTDGDYYIQEKDVEVSAPGGGIYSTAVDGNYATMSGTSMATPHISGLAAKLWSANKSWSNSQLRSEIQRRAKLYDIKGGTGAATGDDYASGFGFPRVK
- the ltaE gene encoding low-specificity L-threonine aldolase, translated to MIDLRSDTVTKPTEEMRKAMYTADVGDDVYREDPTVRELEETAAEILGKEEALFVTSGTQGNQIAVLTHCRPGQELLLEEESHIFYYESGAVAALAGVQTRTIPGHRGAMDPQDVLNAIRTDDIHYPETGLICLENTHNRAGGAVIPVENMKAIYSIAQKNNVPVHLDGARLFNAAAAAGVDVKEFAKNTDTVQICLSKGLGAPVGSIIAGDAEFITTARKWRKRLGGGMRQAGVIAAPGLIGLTKMKDRLGEDQWNARILAEAIESVPGMKLARQPETNIVVADVAGLNITSDVFVERLRSEGVISGTFGPTFVRFVTHYDVNEDQIQEAIEAIAKVARQ
- a CDS encoding CBS domain-containing protein; translation: MEIDKVMTRDVEYCSPDTPIHEVAAKMRDLDVGVMPICEDAQLTGLATDRDIILKAVADNTSMESPISEVMTTDPVRGTVHMTAEEAANLMADVQIRRLPIVEDGKMIGIVSLGDLAVTEKLDDEAGQALEDISVPSEPEK
- a CDS encoding GNAT family N-acetyltransferase; this encodes MIRKLGENDNERVMDFLKDEAALNLFIIGDIEAFGYDSDFQELWGFYREDHDLTAVLLRFHNSFIPYAKTGKVPVKEFAEIIKSYEEKVFLSGKSDLVEKFENIPGLELGKKQVTYFAECNTDEYFVHTDYEIKTANPEDVDRIIELRSGIEEFYPNPNAREIILQSLKTGTGRTYYLEQEGQMVASASTAAENSMSAMIVGVCTHKDYRRKGLATTVMQKLFKDVMDEGKLLCLFYDNPEAGRIYKRLGFVDIGKWTMYR